One Psychrobacillus glaciei genomic region harbors:
- a CDS encoding YhdT family protein, whose product MELDLRFKIAHREALIGLGLAIVHFLWWFGFAYGLGSRPVEEYTYILGFPDWFFYSCIVGFILVSVTVIILAKYILKDVSFEEEEDGQ is encoded by the coding sequence ATGGAATTGGATCTTCGATTTAAAATTGCTCATCGAGAGGCGCTTATTGGCCTTGGACTTGCAATTGTTCATTTTCTTTGGTGGTTTGGTTTTGCTTATGGGCTTGGCTCGAGACCAGTAGAGGAGTATACGTATATTCTTGGTTTCCCAGATTGGTTTTTCTATAGCTGTATCGTTGGATTTATTCTCGTGTCTGTGACAGTTATTATATTAGCAAAATATATTTTAAAAGATGTTTCGTTTGAGGAAGAGGAGGACGGGCAGTGA
- the panF gene encoding sodium/pantothenate symporter, with the protein MNIEVIIPLIIFLAIIFFIGYWSSKKLESSTGGFLQEYFLGGRELGGFVLAMTMVATYGSASSFLGGPGTAYTMGFGWVLLAMTQVVTGYFVLLILGKKFAILARKYNAITLIDFLKVRYNSTVVVLLAAASMIIFLFSAMTAQWVGGGRLIESLTGMKYTTALFIFAVSVLVYVVIGGFRAVAVTDAVQGGVMVVGTLILLIAVIIAGGGVPNIMQDLLAENPNLVTPYGNEGNLSAAYVSSFWILVGVGVVGLPQMAVRAMSYKNTRSMHRALVIGTIVTGFIMLNMHLIGVFARPILPGIKVADTVIPLVALKVLPAWLAGIVLAAPLAAIMSTVDSLLILVSSSIVKDVYINYLNPNASEKKVKNLSFGMTTLLGTVVFLLALNPPDLLIFLNLFAFGGLEEAFIWPVVLGLYWSYGNKYGAIASMLTGIITYIALHFYNQANGNLFGVHTVVVPVILSLIAYVICSLVIKKTKYIF; encoded by the coding sequence GTGAATATTGAAGTTATTATTCCTCTCATTATTTTTCTTGCAATTATTTTTTTCATCGGTTATTGGTCTAGTAAAAAATTGGAATCGTCGACAGGCGGATTTTTGCAAGAGTACTTCTTAGGTGGGCGAGAGCTAGGTGGTTTCGTTCTTGCGATGACGATGGTCGCAACTTATGGTAGTGCATCGAGCTTTCTGGGAGGGCCGGGAACTGCTTACACGATGGGATTTGGATGGGTTTTACTTGCGATGACTCAAGTCGTAACGGGCTATTTTGTGTTGCTTATTTTAGGGAAAAAATTCGCAATTTTAGCTCGTAAATACAATGCCATTACGTTAATAGACTTCCTAAAAGTGCGTTACAACAGTACGGTGGTTGTATTGCTTGCAGCTGCAAGTATGATTATCTTTTTATTTTCGGCCATGACGGCACAATGGGTTGGTGGAGGCCGTTTAATCGAGTCTTTGACTGGTATGAAGTACACAACCGCTTTATTTATTTTCGCAGTATCCGTTCTTGTATATGTAGTAATCGGTGGCTTCCGCGCTGTTGCAGTGACAGACGCTGTGCAAGGCGGAGTTATGGTCGTTGGTACACTCATCCTTTTAATCGCGGTTATTATCGCGGGCGGCGGCGTGCCGAATATTATGCAGGACTTACTTGCAGAAAATCCAAACCTTGTGACGCCATACGGCAATGAAGGAAATTTATCTGCTGCGTATGTGTCATCCTTTTGGATACTGGTCGGAGTAGGGGTCGTTGGACTTCCACAAATGGCGGTGCGTGCAATGTCGTATAAAAACACCCGCTCGATGCACCGAGCACTAGTGATCGGAACAATTGTCACTGGTTTTATTATGTTGAACATGCATTTAATTGGAGTTTTCGCTCGTCCGATTTTACCTGGCATTAAAGTGGCAGATACTGTCATTCCACTTGTTGCACTCAAGGTTCTTCCAGCTTGGCTTGCGGGAATTGTGTTGGCAGCTCCACTTGCGGCAATCATGTCGACAGTCGATTCATTGCTCATTTTAGTGAGTTCTTCTATTGTAAAGGATGTTTACATAAATTATTTAAATCCTAATGCCAGCGAGAAAAAAGTTAAAAATCTAAGCTTTGGCATGACAACTCTTTTAGGAACGGTTGTATTTTTATTGGCATTAAATCCTCCTGACTTGCTTATTTTCTTAAATCTTTTTGCGTTCGGTGGCCTTGAAGAAGCCTTTATTTGGCCGGTTGTTTTAGGTCTATACTGGTCATATGGCAATAAATACGGAGCGATTGCATCGATGCTGACCGGAATAATTACTTATATTGCCCTTCATTTTTATAATCAAGCAAATGGTAATCTATTCGGTGTACATACGGTAGTAGTGCCAGTAATCTTATCGCTTATCGCATATGTAATATGTAGTTTAGTCATTAAAAAAACAAAATATATTTTTTAA
- a CDS encoding DMT family transporter: protein MKQWKIYIMLVFVMFAWGANLPILKYLVTIVPPVTLTAFRVLTAGLVVLVILWQMKLLRLPTKQEWKYILLGALTNVVLHHYFLNMGLSITSGTHGGLILGTGPMLTAISAAIILKYFPSRYQWLGLVLGLAGVSVSILVGGGESNGANIGDLFVFLAILAQVLSYMVVSKAAKTLDPRLLTAYMMLVGAVVLIVISFVQEPGGVTAFTQTTPFFWWLFLASAVISTAIGHLIYNYAVGKAGPTKSAIFMNLNPVFSLILSAIFLGEILNFRHVIGLIFIIAGVLLGSGAAEDLWKKYKQKRATP, encoded by the coding sequence ATGAAACAATGGAAAATTTATATAATGCTCGTCTTCGTTATGTTCGCCTGGGGAGCAAACTTACCGATACTCAAATATTTAGTAACCATCGTTCCCCCTGTCACCTTAACAGCGTTTCGAGTGCTCACTGCAGGATTGGTAGTGTTAGTTATTTTGTGGCAAATGAAACTACTCCGATTGCCAACTAAGCAGGAATGGAAATATATATTACTAGGGGCACTGACGAATGTAGTGCTTCATCACTATTTTCTAAATATGGGACTTTCTATCACAAGCGGAACTCATGGTGGACTAATCTTAGGAACTGGGCCTATGCTAACGGCAATTTCAGCGGCAATTATTTTGAAATATTTCCCGTCGCGTTATCAATGGCTTGGACTTGTATTAGGTCTTGCCGGAGTAAGTGTATCTATCTTAGTGGGGGGCGGCGAATCAAACGGAGCGAACATTGGAGACCTCTTCGTATTCCTAGCAATATTAGCGCAAGTGCTAAGCTATATGGTCGTAAGTAAGGCAGCTAAAACACTCGACCCAAGACTTCTAACCGCATATATGATGCTAGTCGGTGCAGTAGTTTTGATCGTCATCAGCTTCGTGCAAGAGCCAGGAGGAGTAACTGCATTTACACAGACAACCCCCTTTTTCTGGTGGTTATTCTTAGCATCCGCTGTCATTTCTACAGCTATCGGGCATCTGATATATAACTACGCTGTAGGCAAAGCAGGTCCAACAAAATCGGCTATCTTCATGAACCTAAACCCGGTATTTTCGCTCATTCTCTCCGCCATTTTTCTTGGAGAAATTCTGAACTTCCGTCATGTCATTGGACTTATCTTCATAATAGCCGGTGTCCTACTCGGATCTGGAGCAGCTGAAGACCTATGGAAAAAATACAAACAAAAAAGGGCGACCCCCTAA